The Anastrepha ludens isolate Willacy chromosome 2, idAnaLude1.1, whole genome shotgun sequence DNA window ttgaccgaaaaaatcttCTTCTTGGTCGGCATATCCATGCTGAACCATCGCGATGACATACAAACGTTATTTTGTTCTTAGCCATACGTTTGTCAAGCATTATTATTGATGAATTCATTAGATTTGTGTCTGTTTCTCGCTGCCTCTGTAAGTTCGCAAATTATCTTGCGACCTTTCCACTCTTTGATGTTGTCAGGCCAAGTAACTTTTTCCTCTCAATTTCTCTTCGCCCATCGTATTTGTTGCCTCTTTTAATTTGATAAGCGACTTTTCTTCTCTTTATGTCCGTTAGTACGTTCCTTGAAGCTTGCATCATATATAGGCCTAGCTTATTCTCATAATTTTTCTATAGCGCCATATTTCAAAGGCTTCTGGTCAAGTCAGTGTACCCTTGCAATATCCAGGACCCGCATCCATACAAAAGTGTCGACCTTACCTAGCATTTTAAAAACGTGTCCTTAATTTAATTGGTGTGTCCCGGTGTGTCTGTAGTGTCTTGAAGGTCGCTATAGCAGTTTCTACTCCACCATTTATTTCAGGATCGAGGTTCTTTTGGTCGTTCAGCCATAATCCaagcaatttgaaaattttactaatatatttacattttttatttcccaTGATTAGCCTCGCATTTGAGTGGCCtccattgtttttatttacaataaaaataaattaagttttatCGATATTCATAGGTATTTGGCACGAAGTCTTTGCTGTGTTTTTCTACTTTGTTACtgtgtatgggaataagtttccgtcctttcttagccaaagttacgagttatttaaacaattaaataatacatgatcttatgtgaagtatgtgcccttggcagctacaactttactccgtCTTTCAATCAGGATCCAgactcctctgacgaaaaattcgagttcttttaacTTGATGCAttcgttgagccagtttttgatGCTCTCATAAGAAGTGAACTGCTCTCCAATAAGAGCTGACAGCATTGATAGGAATAAAtgataatccgaaggtgcagtccctttaaatatttctggatcGATTTAGCAACCAAAAAGtttggcctggcgttgtcatgcagcaaaatcaatttgtaatgtctaccgtcccattccggccgtttttctttgatatctcgattcaaacgcattagctgcagtcggtaacgatcgccagtgatggtttcagatggtttaaggagtgtATGAACCTGGTTCACCTTTCAGGctttaacattttcaaaaagcatctcacacgtgACAAAACGTCTGTCGATATCccctccttcaattgatgtgaaaCCCAATTACCTGCTTTCGgaaccattcccatcgcgtacAAAGGTTTACCAACGGTTGATCCGTCAATATTCTACTCTTCAGACATATCATCaaaggttcgacatgcgtcttcatccaataattgttgtagttgagtatcattgaatttttacaattgccactttggaagcgtcaaaACCACcatttgcaagttttatttgatggagcgtaaatattgatcaatatacgacattatttttgttgttgttgctataacagtatacaatatattttgaacGAACGTTCCGATATTTAGTATCAACCTTCGACCGAGACAATTCGAGTAATTCCGGTAACGCTGTCCTAACTGCCGGAAACCAGTGCCCTTATATATGTGCAAATATTTGTGTCACACATTTTCATCCAATCTTTCTATACAAGCATGGGATGAATAATATTCCCTCCTATGGCATTCCCATGTTAGAAGCCACTCAGAGGTAATCAAATGTTTTTAGCGCAAAAATATAACGCGACAACTAATGCTTCGGCTCACAAGAAGCATGTTAAAATCGACTGTCCCAGTTTGTTGTAAATAGGGACGAGGGTTTCTACGAAAGAGGCGTAATGGAATTACCTTTAAAATGGTAATAAGTTGCCGAATAAAGCGGTACATACTTGGCCTAAACAGGATCGTTTTACCTATGCTAAATGGAGCCTTGAATGTTAGGAAAACATGATGGATTTCTTTTTACTAcatctaaaatcaataataaactCAAAATTTCTTAGTAAGCCCTTTTTTGGGTATCTGTCTAtgtatatacttgtacatatataacTGATCGCAGGACTACTAGTTGTCGCAAGGTGTCAATTTTTGACTGGATTTAATGTTGCTGAAAGGTTAGTCGATAATCACTATTTTAAGCACAATATATGTGCATGTGGCCCAGAAAGCATTAGCATTCATACATcaaatttgaaatataatatttgctggGACAAAGCTTTCTTGTATATTAATCTTAACCCATCTCAGTTGTTCTTCTTCGATGACTCCAAGTAAAATTACCTGTTTGAGGTTTCTATAAAGCATTCTATCTAAgtgcattttttaatgaaattccaTTACATATGTTTTGAGAAAGGGTCAAACAGGTAATAAAAGGGTTAGGTAATAAGTAGAAGGTTAAAaggtattacaaaaaaatgtcttcCTAAATTGTACTATAAAAGTCTCAAGTCATTTTATACATAATATGATAACTATTCACTATTCACATAAACTATTCGCACTTTTGCCCAAAGTCATGAAAAGTAGTGTTATTAAGCATCGCTTTGTAGTACAAAATATTTCGCAATGCTATGAAATATCATTTGATACAAGTTTTACTTCAAGTGCAAGTACAATCAAGTGAAACTAAGCGACTGCAACTGATGCGCTCCAGCTATTCACCGTGGCAACCTAGACAAAATGTTTGAGCCTACCTTATCCGGCATATTCACCATGCAACATTGCACTTTTCGATTAAATATTGCTCCAAGCTTTAGAAAAGAATGTGGCTGATTACTTCCGGGAAGAAATACGAAAATTATCCGAGGGATGGGCGAGTGTAGTGACTAATAATATTCATTTACTTCAAGTCAAGCGTCTTGCCCCTCACCACATATCGTTAAAACTTTTATATACTTCCATTGCTTTTCAAAGCGCCCCGCCTGAACGTatgcattgaaaatttttaattcacctaacccttcattaggcacgtggtctacaatcgtagaccacttcttttcaaagtcgtgcaactccttaaatttgtctcttaaattacctacgctttttaatagctgtttataattaatccctttatccaattagtgcattcagtgcgggtttgacgtgcagttgtaaattttatcaaggtctgaacagtgctggtctacatatgtagaccacgtgactaacgacgttacgttttcttgcggcaatattacttgatatattaaatatttgaattaagttcaggtaagttttgcttatattttttttacaaaagtgttctaatttaattagtttcagataatattatgtctgattccaaaaaaagacgattggaaagcagcaaaaatcctGAAGTATGGGAAAGATGGCTCTCCGAACTATCAAGTAGTGAAGAAAGTGCTATGGATGAAGAAAACGAGACGGAGGTTGACGAAGATACGGATATCAATGTGAATGTTGCTGAAGAGAGTGACCACGAGACCGAATCGGAACTAGAAGGATCAAGCGATGATGAAATTCTTTCAGACGATTCTGGTGCATCTCATccccaaaatttctatttaggAAAAGACAATGTCACTAAGTGGAAGAAAACCAGACCCAATTCGCAAGTTCGTGTTCGTTCGCACAATATAATCAAACTTTTGCCGGGTACAAAAGGTAATGCGCGCAATGTTGAAACAGAAATTGAGTGCCTacatttatttgtgaatgattcggttataagaataataaccgtttccacaaatgtgtatattcaaaaagtacGGGTTAACTTTCAAGAAGATAGAATGAATCAAGATGCAAGAGAAACCGATGACACCGAAATTCGCTCTTTCattggcattttgtttttgattggcgCTCTTAGAAGCTcgagaaaaaatcttcataaaatttggGACAATTCCCAAGGAAACGGGGTTGAATCGTGCTACCTAGCGATGAGCGAGAAACGGTTTCGATTTCTGATAAGATGCCTGCGATTTGATGACATCAATACAAGACCGCAGAGAAGAGCAATTGATAAATTGGCGCCTATAAGAGAACTTTTTGAGGTTATCCTGGTCaactttcaaagtaattttatagGTAGTGAGTTTCTTACTGTGGATGAACAACTATTAGCATTTAGAGGACGTTGCGCGTTTAAGCAATACATTCCTAGTAAGCCGGCCAAGTTTGGCATTAAAACTTTCGCGATGGTGGATGCAAAAACGTCTTACTCAGCCAGACGGACCATACAAACTTAGCAATAGTGCGGAAGAGATAACTCTTCGATTGGTAGAGCCAGTCGCAGGAACTAATCGCAATATTACTGGCGACAATTGGTTCGGCAGCTTATCGTTGGTTaataatttgctaaagaaaaagcttacatatttgggaaaaagagaaaaaataaacacgaagTTCCCAAAGAAGTCCTTCCCAGGAAGAATCgtaaagaaaagtcaagtatttttggtttccaagaaaattgtacactagtgtcgtactgcccgaaaaaaacccggtcagtgatcctgatatcatctatgcaccatgataacgcaatagatgagaaaacaaatgatgaaaaaaaaccaattatgaTAACCGATTTTAATCACACAAAAATTGGTGTAGATCTTGTGGACCAATTATGTCAGAAATATAATGTTGCAAGAAATAAGTGTCGTTGGCCAatggtaatattttacaatttactaaaTATCTCTGGTATAAACGCTCTTTGTGTATATAAAGCAAATaatccccaaactaatataaaacggagtgcttttcttgaaaaatgcgcttgggagctcattcgaccacaaattgaagttagatcaaagaatcctcgactacccagggaaatgaggcagcgagcccacaaccttcttggcatcccaagcattgcaccacaacccactcaatcaccaagtaactatgtcggacgttgtcatatttgccctcgcaatatgaacaaatcatcccgaaagtcgtgtactaaatgcggcagatttgcttgcaaaaatcatatgagggaaagctgcacggaatgtctcagtgatgaaatataagcagttttcagaaaccacaacatataagttttgtactgaacttttattttttatttaaagaagtgaattttacatatttttattttaagttttacgaataataaaaactcttttgtaaacCGTCtattagttataagaaaaaacttttatgaattgcaataaatgttaaaaaacacatacattcatgtttttattgaatttacagaagatacacaaatattttagtgaaaatattagtttatattcttcacattaaatcacagaatatacttatgaagtattattaagaaacgcaaatgaataacacttttagtcataatattaaaatggtctacgattgtagaccacgtgcctaaccacGTTACAAAAATCCACGTGCCTAACGAAGGGCTAACGTGATTTCTTTTACACGAATTAAGCGCACTTGGCTACAAATATTTTCCCTGCTACAATAATATAGAAATAGGAATCTTTTTACATCATTTATGCATCAAGACAataatttttgctcaaaatggTTTGATCACGTCTTAGAATGGGCTTTTTGACTATATATCTAAATGGCACTTAGACCCTTTATTGgttgtttggcagagctccttcCCCAATTTCTAgagtgtgtcttgatgtttttccacaaatgtagaacttacagttttatgccgcctccgaacggcagatgaatttttatgaggagttttttcatggcagaaatatgtagagtagaatggggtaagataggtatgggggcacaataggtaggtggggttttcgtcgcactgtttttgcagaggtcactcgtcttatgtgaattgaatacgtggtggggaacaacgttcgcgactgtcacttcggccgtcaccattgatttgatatcctagttctggcgtcgtttagttttttgtgagcttttctccgacatagcatttttttattctacggtgcagtgcatttaatgtatgtaaatatttgtcaggtgagttttattttacgtagaaaataatgctgaacacgaataatgtgttagttttttgatatttttgttttaaaaaaaaatatcgacactaacataaaacatgtgcttgggggcattataggtcagccgtctgggggcattataggtcactacttttaattgaataaaataaattttaattgtttttgcagcaaaatggtgcgtaattatgtgtgaaaaacgccgaaacgaagtgaagaggacgtaaaaaacgcaatcgcggcagtccgagatggcgctagtgttcgatcagcctctttacaatttaaaattccgttcgaaacattacgtgctcgcgtgatagGAAAGTGCTCGTCATCAATAGAAGCGATCATCAAAAATTATGCGATTCGATCCAGTACTGAAAAAACTTTGCTCATCATGGATAACCACGAACCTCACATGACAATTGCGGGATTAGActtttttaagaattataatATTGAAGTATTAACTCTACCTCCACCATCGCTTGCAGCCTCTCGATAGAGGAGTATTTGGGCCgctcaaaacttattttgaccATTCCTGCAAGGCGAGGATGTTAAATCATTCCGGCATTCCTATTACCATCGATCGAATGGCTGAACTGGCAGCTGAACCCTTGTTGAAAGGTGCTTTCAGCATGAATATCATCGCTGGATTCAGATCAACTGGCATTTGGCCATTTAATCGCGACATTTTTTCGGAAGATGATTTCACGCCAGCATTCGTAACTGATCGTCCGTACGATTACGAACCAGATCAAGAGGCTGGCCCATCGATTGCTCATCAAGAGACTGGTCCATCGAATGCCCATGAAGAGCCTGTTTTATCGAATGCCGATCAAGAGCCAGATCGATCGAATCTCGACCTATTAATTCCAATTGAGGACATTCGGCCGTTTCCTAAAGCTCCACTGCGCAAACCATCAAATCGAGGCCGGAAGCGACGTAAAGCTGCAGTTCTCACAGATGCAGTGATGCTAGAGTCATTACGCGCTGAGCAAGTAGCTGCAGCTCAGAAGAAATCGGACGCGgaagcaaaaaaacaatttgccgccgaaagaaaaaaagaaagagaagCTGCAAAGAGGCAGAAGCTCATacaaaaacgccaaaaattGACCAAAGATGAgaagaaaaatgaattaaagaaaGATTCCttacttttataacatgtgcagtgttcatactctataaataaaagttaaaacgttaatttccaagccatgtacattgttcttttccctcACATAGTGAcccctatcgtgccccccgattttgaaaatatcgaaaaaaagtaccattgtcttattgaatgcagcttccaaaatatttagccaaacataagtcagtataaccaaaatgttagcagataaataacctttgaaaatcttgcttattttttcaaaatcaatgcaaaaacatcgtagcaagagctctccaaaaaaaaattatctatcttaccccattctactccaCGTttggaggtttaccattgcctgccgaggggcgacccgaattagaaaaaaactttttctataatttttttccatattttgagtaataaaagcataaaagaggcggaagtatttataaatgtatAAGAGTGTtaaaaagtaaatcaaatatACAGGGAGCAAATTGTTATGACGTGgcatgataaaaaatataaaaacaaaaaataaaacttttattatttaaaatataatgaaagcATAAGCaggtataaattaaaaaaagatataaagaaTAGTTTGTAGGTTTTTATATGGTTATGTTTgtgaacaaatttatattaaaacaagtattgcaaaaaatcgcaaaatcTAAATTAGTTTCATTAAAAAGCACATAAATAGCGATTATTagtgacaattatttttttatgtcaaaataaaatgtttaaaggtATTTTTTTGATCCACGCTGCTTTTGTGAGTCTTTCCGTTCAACATAAATTCCTGCATAATTGTTTcgtgtatttatgtgtgtgtgtgtgtgcgtgtgttgtttttgtgttcAGCCGCATTTGCACGTGTACCTGTACGCCCTTTGTGTGTAGTTTTAtagtataaaaattcaaataaatctaaTTTGGCAACAATCTTCCTTTTTTTCTCCCTTAGTATTTGTGCGAGGCAACAAATAAGCTGGCATTAGCTGCAAAGGAAGGTATTGAACCAGCTACGTAGATTCCTTGGCATGCGAGTCCATTGGCCTGCATTTACAACAAACGAAGCCACAAAAATTGGTGACAGCAAGTGTGGTGACAGCAGTGTAAAATGTGCGTGTATTGGTGTAGGAGTAAGTGTAggcgtaataaatttagaaaatttgagaaataaatcaatacaataaaaaacaaatataatgcaaataaaaaattaaaaagcgagcAATCATAGCAGTAGAAAAATTAATAGTAGTAGGTAGTCATAGTAGTAGGAGCAGCAGTAggagtagtagtagtaggagtAGTAGAGTAACAGTAATAGGAGTAGGAGTAGTAGTAGCTGCAGTCGTAGCAGCActactaataaattaatattgtatgatagtaaaaaattattagcaCAAAATGCtaaacatatttattaataGTTACAAAATAATGGGAATTAGTGAAGTGTGTATGTGGTTCAAATAACAAGCAAGAGGATTAATTTTTCACTATTTGCTAAAAGATATTggttataatattaaaaactctCTGCAGAAAACACCTGAGCTATGGAATCAAGAAAATTCCTAATTCCTCACTGGTATGATTTTACCAATTTCGAACGACTTTGCCACCCTTGATACGAGTGGAGACTTCTAGTAACAGTTAGGTGTCACTTCCCCGACTGCTAATCACAAATAGGGAATAGGGTGAGGAGCCGATCGGTGATAGCtatcttaataatttttttttgttacgttttttttatttgagcttgCTAACTATTAACTGAATCGAAAATTGGTTTCATttctagtttttaaaatttttttttttcctatataATTGTAcctaaataatattatataaatttagttattttatttcaaagctaAATTCTGGAGCAGGATAATTTACGCAGTCCAAAAATGTTACTCAACACTAAAAAGTGCTAATAATTATGAAAGGGGATGGGTTCCCACGACAGTAGGTTCTACGgtaccggaacgacccagatttTCATCAGGCAAAGTACAGGCACTCGAGCAGTATTCTTCGTACACTTATGGGGAATATTCATAAAAGAGGATGCTTCTCACATCTACTTTGATGAAGACAACACTACTCCAGAGGgttggattttttttctaaaagttgaTTTCTATACATTGGTTTGTCCTGATGCTCGTAAGTGCAAGTACTCGCAATGAATCTATGCTAAATGTGTAAACATTAGCTGATGAAAGCTTTACCTTTACCTGTCTGAGGTTTTCGTCTTTGGTAATCCCCAGTAAAATTGCCTGCTCAAGGTTTCTGTCGTCCACATTAATCCTCTAACtgtatttttaatgaacttTCATTACACAAGTTTTGAGAAAGGGGTCTAGAATACCCATTTAGGTAATAAATAGAGAGTTAAAATGTACTTCAAGGTAATTCCTcgtaaaattctaaaattctacTATAAAAGTCTGAGAACAGAAATTATATTCGAAGTCGTTTTATACATAACATAAATGCGACCCTCTGGCCTAGTACTTTCTTTGGCGAAGGTCACCTTCGGATATAttctttcataattattagCGTTTGGCGTGTTGAGCAGTCACTGTTTGGCAGTGATTTTTATAGGAAGCATGCATATGATTAGCTTTTAAACAATTACTCTTCaggaattgaaaaatttactaGTGTTtaactcaattttgaaaaattattagctGCTAGTAAattcaaaaagacaaaaatcagCACTATCACATTTTAAACCTTTCAATTaaagttcgatttttttttctgaaacctTATTTTTCTAAcctatatttcttaaaaaatattttgacctaaATTAAATTCACCAATTAGCTTATTTTAACGTTATTTTAAGTCAATATAATTTTCAGCAGAgtagttttttaattaagtgtggaaaaatgaaaaacgtgACATTTTTAATGGCATCTGCAGCTTATAATACCTGATATTGTGTtaattatgaatacatttttaagtaattttaagctgaaaattttatatttgatactcaataaaagttaatttaattattctatTTAATTACCGCTTTTTATTGTTAAGAAGGTTCCTAGTCGAATATATGCTAGgtatgaaactgttttttttttttttggaaatgcgttcaaaataaaaaattgaggacaaaatttagttattttcattttaaagttACAAGTTAATTAACTTCGGAatcatttgtttggttttttttcgttaatttaaaGTTTCACATTTCACTTTAAACGCATACACTCAGCCCATTACCATAACCATAATTAACCTTATTCTAATCTAATCCGGTAAGTTCTTATATCTAAAATTCGTCTTAGCCCTTAAAGatttacttatgtacataccttCGCGCGCTTCAACAGCTCGTTTTGACCAGCGGATACATTGtcttttttgcctccccatgCGCGCAAGACGGAAGCTTGCAGAGCACGACCGTAAGAGAAGGTCAGAGCCCATGGTTTCAACAATGGCACATTGTTGATGGCATTCAAGTGCACGGAAGCTTCCTCCTCAGATTGACCACCAGACAAGAAGGTGATGCCTAAGAAAATCATATCAAATAGAAtggaatttcattttttaaaacacaTCAACTTACCGGGCACAGCAGCTGGCACAGTTCTGCGCAGAGCTTCGACGGTGGCGAGCGCCACTTGATCAGGAGTGTACTTCTTGGCGCATGATTGACCAGCTGTCACCATGTTGGGCTTCAATAAGGTACCCTCCAAGTAGACATGATGATCATTCAAAGCTTTGTAGACAGCAGCCAATACAGTTTCGGTAACTTTTTGTGCGCGATCCAAGTCATGATCACCATCGGGCAACACTTCGGGTTCAACAATTGGTACGATACGCTGCGATTGGCAGATGGAGGCATAGCGTGCCAAAACATTGGCATTCTCCAAGATAGATTGGTAGGAAGGTGTGTTCTTGCCAATCTTCAAGACACAACGCCACTTGGCGAAGTCGCAACCGTCCTTCTTGTATTGGGCGCAACGGGCAGCCAAATCATCCAAACCTGTTGAGAGGGCAAAAAAGAGAGCACCAATGAGTTACATATACAATACGGGCACAAAGTCATATTTTTTAAGCAGAGTCAAGCCAACTTGAGTGCAAGTAGAATATGGATATTATGGAAATGCACAgattttacttcaaatttattcaatgtaagCAAGACTGAAATTggattgaaatgaaatgaagtaaaataagtTGATCTAAGAGTTGATGGTTTTCTGTTTAAATTTCCTTTTCGTACCTAATTTCTTGTTTCATATATTGAGCGCTACTTCTAACCGAAGTCAAATTATATATCAATACTAGCAGCTTATATGATTTTCTCACATTTTTGTGGTTCTGAAACTCTTAAAACTTTTATTCATGCTTCTCTTGGTAATGTAGGTAAAGTGTGCATTGAGAGATTTCCTAGCAAACTCCAAGGATTGCCGTTTACCTCTGATCTCTGATCGGGGCAAAAATCATTGTCTCAGAGACAATGCACCGTCAAGCTTCAGTATTCAAGCACCCAGGTGATGTAATATCCATCAACCCAAATACAGTTTTGTTCTGTTCTAAAGGCGAAAATAATCGCATAAATGGCATGGAAGTGGCCGGAGTGGAAAACCTCCTATTTCTGATCAATCTAACTCGTCAAGTTTACAAAACGTGAACCATCAAAATAAGGCTTGCCCAAACTCCTGAATTGAGTGCCAGAGCCTTAATTGCTATCCGAAAGATACCAATCTTAGCCCGTATCTTTTCTAGTTAGGGCACTTAACAAGCCTCCCAAATGGCAAAGACTTCCAGCTGAGAGATACCACAAAGGTCTGGTAATCGCACAGACCTCTCAGTATGAAGATCTGTTAAATAGAGTTCCGCACCTACACTACAACTAGTTATGCTATCGTTCGTAGAGATAGATTTTCCTTATTGTTAAGAAAAGAGAGTacctttgatttttgacaatttttatatatatgtatatatcttgtTTTAAATTGTCTAGTAGTTCTATATGAGAATACTTCAAACTctcctcaaaaatattttctgggtTTAAACTCATCCTATCTGTGTGTTTAAAGAGGCAAccctttttcaaaataaaaataactaaattccCGCTGATCTTACCCTGTGTGGTGCACTCGTCTTCGGA harbors:
- the LOC128869715 gene encoding fructose-bisphosphate aldolase isoform X1, with product MTTYFNYPSKELQEELSRIARAIVAPGKGILAADESVSTMGKRLQDIGVENTDEHRRLYRQLLFSTDPKVAENISGVILFHETLYQKADDGTPFVELLKKRGIIPGIKVDKGVVPLFGSEDECTTQGLDDLAARCAQYKKDGCDFAKWRCVLKIGKNTPSYQSILENANVLARYASICQSQRIVPIVEPEVLPDGDHDLDRAQKVTETVLAAVYKALNDHHVYLEGTLLKPNMVTAGQSCAKKYTPDQVALATVEALRRTVPAAVPGITFLSGGQSEEEASVHLNAINNVPLLKPWALTFSYGRALQASVLRAWGGKKDNVSAGQNELLKRAKANGLACQGIYVAGSIPSFAANASLFVASHKY
- the LOC128869715 gene encoding fructose-bisphosphate aldolase isoform X3; translated protein: MTTYFNYPSKELQEELSRIARAIVAPGKGILAADESVSTMGKRLQDIGVENTDEHRRLYRQLLFSTDPKVAENISGVILFHETLYQKADDGTPFVELLKKRGIIPGIKVDKGVVPLFGSEDECTTQGLDDLAARCAQYKKDGCDFAKWRCVLKIGKNTPSYQSILENANVLARYASICQSQRIVPIVEPEVLPDGDHDLDRAQKVTETVLAAVYKALNDHHVYLEGTLLKPNMVTAGQSCAKKYTPDQVALATVEALRRTVPAAVPGITFLSGGQSEEEASVHLNAINNVPLLKPWALTFSYGRALQASVLRAWGGKKDNVSAGQNELLKRAKANGLACQGIYVAGSIPSFAANASLFANGESAVGKYVAGSVVGAGADAALFIANHAY
- the LOC128869715 gene encoding fructose-bisphosphate aldolase isoform X2, with translation MTTYFNYPSKELQEELSRIARAIVAPGKGILAADESVSTMGKRLQDIGVENTDEHRRLYRQLLFSTDPKVAENISGVILFHETLYQKADDGTPFVELLKKRGIIPGIKVDKGVVPLFGSEDECTTQGLDDLAARCAQYKKDGCDFAKWRCVLKIGKNTPSYQSILENANVLARYASICQSQRIVPIVEPEVLPDGDHDLDRAQKVTETVLAAVYKALNDHHVYLEGTLLKPNMVTAGQSCAKKYTPDQVALATVEALRRTVPAAVPGITFLSGGQSEEEASVHLNAINNVPLLKPWALTFSYGRALQASVLRAWGGKKDNVSAGQNELLKRAKANGESAVGKYVAGSVVGAGADAALFIANHAY